From Armatimonadota bacterium:
AACCTCTTCCGCGAGCTCGGCCCCAAGATCCTCAGCCGGGACTTTACCCCCGCGTTCAGCCTGGGGCTGCTGCACAAGGACGTCCGTCTGGCTCTGGAGATGGCGGCGGCGGCGCGGGCGCCCACCATCGTCACCCCGGCAACCGCCGTCCTGCTGGAAATGGCGCGCGCCCGGGGGTACGAGGCCGAGGATAGCAGCGCGGTGGTCAAGGTCCTGGAGGCTCTGAGCGGCCGAGAGGTACGCCCGCACGGGGGTAGACACCCATGCTAACGGTGCCGCTGGAGTACGGCGACGGACACGTGAGGGTGGAGGTCCCGGACTCTGCTCTGGTCTTCTGGCCCGGCCGCTCCCACCAGGACCCACCGCAGGTGGATCCGGCGGAGGCCACCCAGCGCGCGCTGGAGGCCCCGCTGGGGCTACCGCCGCTGCGGGAGCTGGTGCGCCCGGGCAGCCGGGTGGTTATCGCTTTCCCCGATCGGGTCAAGGGCGGGGCGCATGACCGGGCGCACCGGAAAGTAGCCATCCCCATCATCATCGAGGAGCTGGAGCGTGCGGGCGTACGCCCTGCAGACATCGTCCTGCTGTGCGCCATGGGGCTCCACCGCAAGAACACCTACGAAGAACTGGCCCACTACCTGGGCCGCCCGCTTGTCGAGGCCTTCTGGCCGGATCGCCTGCTGATGCACGACGCGGAGGATCCCGCGGGCATCACCGCCCTGGGTACGACCGAGCACGGCGATCTGGTGGAGGTAAACCGGCTGGTGGCCGAGGCCGACCTGGCCATCCTGATCGGGCACACGCAGGGGAATCCCTACGGAGGGTACAGCGGGGGCTACAAGATGGCGGCTACCGGCATCACCACGTGGCGGTCGATCCGGGGTCACCACAGTCCGCGGACCATGCTCCGCTCCGACTTCGTGCCCGTGAACGTGGAACACAGCCAAATGCGGCGGCAGTTCGACGCCATTGGCCGGGCCATTGAACGGGGGATGGGCAAGCGGTTTTTCTGCGTGGATGCGGTGCTGGGGACCGACTCCCAGGTGCTCGGTGTCTTTGCCGGCGCTCCCGACGCCGTGCAGGCGGCCTCCTGGCCGCTGGCCTCCCGGCGTACGGACGTTCCTCTGGACATCGCCGAGCCTTTCGATGTGGTGGTCTTTGGCCTGCCACGCTCGTTCCACTACGGCCCGGGGATGGGCACCAACCCCATCCTGATGCTGCAGGCCATCGGCGCACAGATTGTCAGGCATCGCGATGTCCTGCGGGAGGGAGTGGTGGTCATCGCCGCCTCCCTGTGCGACGGCTGGTTCAACGACAGTTGGTTCCCCAGCTATCGGGTGGTATTCGAGCGGCTGGTCCAGGTGAACGAGCTGGCCGAGGTCAGCGCCTTCGAGGAGGAGATCTGCACCGACCCGCGGCTGGTGTGGAAGTACCGGGCAGAATATGCCTACCACCCCTTCCATGCTTTCTCCATGGTCTACATGGGTGCCGTCGCCCACCGCTACGCCGAGCGCATCTTCATCGTGGGGGCGCGGGCCCCCGGCTACGCCCGGGCCGTGGGGTGCGTGCCGGTAGCCACCTTTGCCGACGCCCTGCGCCGCGCGGAGCGCATCGTCGGCGCCGTTCCCCGGATCCTGGTATTGCCGCAGGCCTTCACCCGGGTCCCGGTCCACCTGCGGCGGGGGCGGCGATGAAGGTCCTGGACCTGACGCTGTCGCTGGCCGACGGCACTGCCGCGGGATTCGGCCTTCCGCCGGCTGTGGTGCGCCTCTGGCAGCCGGCTCCACAGCGCGGCTGGTGGGTTACTGAGATCCGGCTGCCCT
This genomic window contains:
- a CDS encoding lactate racemase domain-containing protein, with protein sequence MLTVPLEYGDGHVRVEVPDSALVFWPGRSHQDPPQVDPAEATQRALEAPLGLPPLRELVRPGSRVVIAFPDRVKGGAHDRAHRKVAIPIIIEELERAGVRPADIVLLCAMGLHRKNTYEELAHYLGRPLVEAFWPDRLLMHDAEDPAGITALGTTEHGDLVEVNRLVAEADLAILIGHTQGNPYGGYSGGYKMAATGITTWRSIRGHHSPRTMLRSDFVPVNVEHSQMRRQFDAIGRAIERGMGKRFFCVDAVLGTDSQVLGVFAGAPDAVQAASWPLASRRTDVPLDIAEPFDVVVFGLPRSFHYGPGMGTNPILMLQAIGAQIVRHRDVLREGVVVIAASLCDGWFNDSWFPSYRVVFERLVQVNELAEVSAFEEEICTDPRLVWKYRAEYAYHPFHAFSMVYMGAVAHRYAERIFIVGARAPGYARAVGCVPVATFADALRRAERIVGAVPRILVLPQAFTRVPVHLRRGRR